In Trifolium pratense cultivar HEN17-A07 linkage group LG7, ARS_RC_1.1, whole genome shotgun sequence, a genomic segment contains:
- the LOC123899551 gene encoding ADP-ribosylation factor GTPase-activating protein AGD3-like isoform X1 — MRRIINTWLHLNCRKYTIVFAREEGWPIMQFLLNKVKTIRQGYLSKRSSNLRGTGKGGFFVLDSRGKLYYYRKQCSKLFGSSSQHFGQRNSLELGFGLLSRQRTTLCRQIVH; from the exons ATGAGGAGAATCATAAACACATGGCTGCATTTAAATTGCAGAAAGTATACAATAGTTTTTGCACGTGAGGAAGGCTGGCCGATTATGCAATTCTTATTGAACAAA GTCAAGACTATTCGACAAGGTTATCTCTCGAAGCGTTCCTCAAACTTAAGGGGGACTGGAAAAGGAGGTTTTTTCGTTCTTGATAGCCGGGGAAAGTTGTATTACTACCGTAAACAATGCAGCAAACTATTT GGGTCTAGTAGCCAACATTTTGGTCAGAGGAATAGTTTGGAGCTTGGTTTTGGACTTCTAAGTCGACAAAGAACTACACTTTGTAg ACAAATAGTGCACTAG
- the LOC123899551 gene encoding ADP-ribosylation factor GTPase-activating protein AGD3-like isoform X2, producing MRRIINTWLHLNCRKYTIVFAREEGWPIMQFLLNKVKTIRQGYLSKRSSNLRGTGKGGFFVLDSRGKLYYYRKQCSKLFGSSSQHFGQRNSLELGFGLLSRQRTTLYK from the exons ATGAGGAGAATCATAAACACATGGCTGCATTTAAATTGCAGAAAGTATACAATAGTTTTTGCACGTGAGGAAGGCTGGCCGATTATGCAATTCTTATTGAACAAA GTCAAGACTATTCGACAAGGTTATCTCTCGAAGCGTTCCTCAAACTTAAGGGGGACTGGAAAAGGAGGTTTTTTCGTTCTTGATAGCCGGGGAAAGTTGTATTACTACCGTAAACAATGCAGCAAACTATTT GGGTCTAGTAGCCAACATTTTGGTCAGAGGAATAGTTTGGAGCTTGGTTTTGGACTTCTAAGTCGACAAAGAACTACACTTT ACAAATAG